A region of the Aquila chrysaetos chrysaetos chromosome 15, bAquChr1.4, whole genome shotgun sequence genome:
CCCTGCAGTGACACGCAGGAGACACCCCCTCTCCATGGGAGCACTTCAGGGAGGGCACGGGGGTGGCTGGGCCACCACACCCCAAAAACCCTGGAGAAGGGGGAACAGGGGGCCAGGCCCGCTACATTCTGCCAGCAAGATGGGGGTCACATCGCCCCAGAGCAGGTgctgggggagcgggggcgTAAAGGGCCTGGCACAGCAGGGGGGCGCCGCGCCCCTCTGCGGTGGGGCAGGGGACGAGCCCCCGCACCAGCCatggggggcagaggaggggacgCTGCCAGACTGGCCCGTCGGGCAGGGGCTGGGACGCCCACGCGGGTGCATGTCCAGGGTGACAggcagggggcgggggggcagggcGTCCCGGCCCGCCCCCACCGACCCACCTGCGTTCATGGCGGCGGCCGGCGGAGGGCGGCAGCACCGGCCACCGGGCCACGGCTCCGGTCCGACTCCGCCAGGAAGAGGCGGGGCAGCGCGCGCTCCGCCCACGCGCCAGCACAcagcggcggggaggcggcgaTCCCGGCGTGCCCCGCGCGGGGGAGCAGCGGGAATGCCCCGGGGACGTACTGGGAAGTGCCGGGGCTCTGGCCCGGGAGCTCCGCTTGGGGCcgggggccgcgccgggcccctGGGGCTAATCTGGGGctcccccggggctgcaggAGACCGCCGCCCCTCGCTCCCGCCGCGGCGCTGCGGGCTCTTtaaggcggggcggggccggtTTCCAGCCGTTGCATCATCCGCTCCGCCTGACTCACCCCAGGGCGCGCGGCCCGCCGGGGCCGCTCCTGCCTGGTGGGCGGTGGCGCGCGCCCCTCCCCTCGCCCGCTCCCATTggcccgcgccgccccgcgcgTCACGGCGCGGTGGGCGTCCGTTGGCTGCGGCTGGCGAGAGCGTTGCGTCACGCGGGGACCCTTAAAaggggcgcgggcggcggcacAGCGGGAGCGGAGCAGTGCGGGACGATGCGGACGAGGATGAGCGGGGGGCAGCGCTCGGGCTGGAGCCGTGGGGAGCCGGGGCCGCCCAGGAAGGTGCGCCGGGGGGAGGACGCCGGGGAGCACAGCCCCGAGCgcagccggggcgggggaggtGACGGTAGACGGGACCGTTCCGTCCGGTCCTGGGGGGGACGCCAGGGCTCCCGGAGAGCGGGGTGGGCGCAGGCCACCCTCACCGGAGAGTGGCCTTAGGGGCGCACCACCACACTCCCCGCCCCCAGCGCGAGGCAGGCGGGGCGCTGTGCCCGGTACGTcgccaccccccgcccccgccggcggTGGTACCCCTGGGGGCGCGATGGGGGCTCCGAACCCCCGGGGAGCCCTCCACCCGCCGCGTGGTGGTGGGGGGCGCAGTCTGATCctgttcttctccctccccaggcaTCCAGGAGAAAGTGCGTCCTTGTCGACCACCACACCTGAGAGCAGGtaggggagggggggtggcGGCACCGCGGGGTGACCGGCACCCCGCAGGGAGCAACGCCCCGTAGCTGCGGGTCTCGGCCTGACTCACCCCgtcttctccccaccccccacagCCCTGCGCTGGCCCAGAGGTGACAATGGCAGCCGAGGGGCTGCCTGCGGGGGGACCCACCGGtgccctgcctggctgggaACTGGAGGCCTGGTACCAGGACCTGCAggaggtgctggcagcagcagagcccagcgGGCCATCCGTACCCTGGGGGGCTGAGCAGGTGAGCTGAGCAGCCAGCAACACACCCCTGGCAGGGGGGGCACAAGGCAGGGGACACTTGTCACCAGGGGCTggctcctcctctctccctgcaggcagagctggctccaCTGTGGGGCACAGGGGGAGCTGGCGGTGGTCCAGAGGGCTGCGAGCTGgatgctgccctggctgctgagctgctggagccAGAGAGCACAGCTGGCACAGAGCCTGCGGGACTGCCGGGctcagcttccagcaggagctccccaccccagctgGGCGCAGAGGAGGATGAGGCAGGGGCAGCTGCGTGGTGTGGGGTGAAGAGGAAGAGGTGCAGTGGCATGGTGGCAAGCAGGGAGCTGGCCAAGCGCCGGGAGCAGGCCAATGAGCAGCGAGTGCTGGAGCTGACGGCCCACAATGAGCAGCTCCGGGAAGAGATCCGGCGGCTCAGCGCAGAGGTGGAGCGCACACGGGCAGCCCTCATCGACCACATTGTGAACCTCCGCCGGGCTTAGGTGCCAATGCTGCCCCACAGCTAGTGGGGCAAGGACTCCACTGCCTCTACGGACCTAGGAGGCAGCCATGAACTGGAGGGGCACTGCCCCACTGGCACAGACTGATGCTGTGGGGAGGGTACCACTTCTGTATGCGATTGTAtagtttttgcattttattacaCGCATATAACCACCAGCCAGCACCACTCAGTCTGCTCTCTGGGTAGCACTGGGGCTGCCAGAGCTATAGCAGAGCCAGGTGCTACTTCTTCCGCTTCCCCTTGGGCACAAGGACTTCAGGGCTTTTGCCCTCTGCAAGTGccagctgcttcttcagctcCAACAGCTTCGCCACCTCTGTGTCAACCTGGGCCTTctctgccttgttggccttcaGCTGCCGAACGTGGttgccctggggtggggggaggaggggagggtgtGATAAGGGTTTGGCAGGGTAAGGGGCAAGACAGGACCAGCCCCCAGCACCACTCACCTGCTTGGCCACCTCCTCTGTCAGCTCCTGGATCAGCTCGGGGTCACCTGGAGCCATGAGGGTCACTGAGGCTGGGGGGGTCTGTTTGGCCTGTGGAAGGACAGAAATAGGTGTGAGCCCTGGTCCCAGCCCCCAGAGGCAGAGCTCTgcacccccacaccccccctcATGCTGGAGAGGGGTGGGTTGCTGCAGCACCACTGAGGCAGTGCCAGGGAGGTACCTGGGGCTCTACAGCAAGATCTTcaggctgggaaaggagagacAGCAAGTGAGGAGGGACAGAAAGCAGAGGTGGAGAGGCAAGGAGGTGTCCAAGGTGGAGGAGCTGTGGGGGCACTGCAGCATCCACTCACCTGCCCTCCCCCGAAGCGCTTGCGCAGGGCTTCAATCTGGTCATGCTCCAGCTTCTGGAAAAGGGGGCTCACCTGGAACCAGGAAGAAGAGGGGTCACCTCTGCAGGGCCAGCACCCCCAATCCTACCCACGCACTGCCCGGGGAGGCACAGCCTGCATCCCCCCTGCCACCTACAGTGCCCACACGATGCCCAGGTGGCAGGGTGCAGGTGAAGTTGTGGCTCAGGACGAAGCAGTCCGGGGGAATGCAGAGCTGCCCCTGGATGGCCAGGCTGACGCTAGGCATGTAGGGCTGTAACATGACAGCCAGCATGGAAGCCATGTTCACCGCCACACCGGTCACTGTGCCGGCACGTTGCCTGCGGGGCAGGAAACCCTCCGTCAatgccagctcccagccctgccccaccccccatccccccATCTCTCCCTACCTGTCCTTTTCATCCCCCTTGATCCGCTTCCAGGGCTCATTCACCTGGATGTACTGATTGCCATGGCGAGAGATGCTGAGGATACATCTCAGGGCATCACGGATGCtggtgggggcgggggggtagAGGAGGGCTGAACACCTGCTGTAGGTCAGGTCTCTGCCCTCCACCCTCACAACAAttcagccctgctccagccccaggctTTCAGCTACCCACCGGACTTTCTCCAGCAGCTGATGGTACTGGTGCAGCTCCAGGGTGACACGGGCCAAAAGCCTCTTGTCATCTGGTGTCAGGACCATGTCTGGGACAGTGCCACCAAAGAACTTGCAGACGAACATGCCAGCTCTGGGGACAGAGGTGGAGCAGGCGTGAGCACAGCCTGGGGACAGAGATGGCCCCTGCCACTGCCAGGGTGTCCCAGAACCTGTTGATGAAGTTGCCCAGGTTGTTCAGCAGCTCCGAGTTGTTCTTGAGCATGAGGTCGCTCCAGGAGAAGGCGCTGTCCTGCCCTTCTGGTCGCAGGTACAACAGGTAGAAGCGCCAGATGTCCGCAGGGATGCCTGTGTCCTTGGCCATGTCCCCAAACACTCCCACACCCCGGCTCTTGGAAAACTTCCCATCCTCGTAGTTCAGGTActctggggaggggaggagagaccCCACCATGGGGCCCAAGCATGGGCCCAGCCCTCTCTCAGGCAGGGAACAGCCTTGCAACACAGGGAGACACTGTCAAAGTGCCGATAGGCTCATGCTGAGCTCAAAGGGGCTTCCAAATCAAGGAGGGGCAAATGCAGTTCTGTGCCCATGCAGGGCAGACTGGACTGTTCCCAGGACTGAGGTAAAGCAGGGAAGTGTGGTGACCCCCCAGTACCTGTAGCAATGAGGTGGTTCACCAGGGTGTAGTTGTCATCAGCACCCAGGAGTGAGCAGGGGAATATGACACTGTGGAATGGGACGTTGTCCTTGGCCATGAAGTTGTAGAGCTCAACCTGGTAAgtagggggaggaggtgggggggacaTCAGTGGACCCTGGTGTCCAGCTCTGTTCTTGCCtccaccctgcagcagcaccaggctCCTACCTGCTGTGGGTTCTTCCACCACCTCTCCCACTGGTCGGTGTAGTTGGCTGTAATGGACAAGTAGCCAATGGGAGCGTCAAACCACACGTAAAAAACCTGAGGGAAAAGTGATACATGAGCAGGGGACCCCCAGGCAGGGCACCTGGGGACAGATGCTGCAACCAAGGGGCCAGGTGGGAACCACCTTGTCACGGAAACCATCGAGGGGCACAGGTGTGCCCCACTTCAGGTCACGGGTGATGCAGCGAGGTTTGAGCCCATCCCGGATCCAGGAGCGAGTGATGTAGCGAGCATTGGCTGTCCAGTCCCCTGTGGCCCAGGACTGCTCCAGCCAGGGCtccagctgctcctccagctgtgGGGGAACACATGGGGATGGTCAGTGGTACCAGGGGGtgccccatcccttccccactCTCCCAGGGATGAAGCACACCTTGGGTAGGTCCAGGAAGAGGTGCTGGGTAGGTTTCACCACAGGGACGCCCCTGCAGAGCTTGCATTGCGGATTCTGTCAGAAGGAGAAACCAGGACAAGGCTGAGGgtcccaggcagagctggcagggggTTGTGGGGTGGGGTGGTCCCCAGAGGGATCCTGTCCCACCTTCAGCTCCACAGCATTGATGAGTTTGCCACATTTATCACATTGGTCCCCCCGGGCCTCCTCATAGCTGCAGAAGGGGCAGGTGCCCTCCACAAAGCGGTCAGCCAGGAACCGCTGGCAGTCCTCACACTGCAGCTGCTCCACAGTGTCTTGCAGCAGGAAACCACGGGCCAGCAGGCGCTGGAAGATGTCCTGAGCAATCCTAGGacaggagaggaagagcagGGGGGCAACCCCCATCAGCCAGGGAACCCTGGAGAGCCATAAAGCACCCTCAGCCAGGCATGCTGGGGCTCCCCCCAACATTCCCCAGCACCAGTCCCTCCATATGAGCCCCTGGGGGACAAAGCCACTCACATGGTCTGGTACGGTGTGGTAGTGCGGCCAAAGTAGTCGAAGGAGATGTCAAACCAGCGGTAGATGTCAGTGTGGATGGCGTTGTACTTGTTGCAGATCTCCTGGGGTGTCAGCCCCTCTTCCACCGCCTTGGTCTCAGTGGCTGTGCCATACTCGTCCGTGCCGCACACGTACAGCGTGTTCCAGTTCCGCAGGCGGCAGTACCTGTGACACCCGTGCAGGTGTTGGGGGCATTACAGCCCTCCATGATGATCCCCCAGCAGCTTTCCCACAGCCAGGTCTCACCTGGCAAAGGTGTCAGCACTGAGGACGCAGCCAATGATGTTGCCGAGGTGGGGCACGTTGTTCACATAGGGCAGAGCGCTGGTGATCAGGACATTCCTCATGCCCTCCACGGGCAGCCTGGCATAGACAGGGGCAGTCAGAGCAGGCACAAAGAGCAACAGGGCCACCCCAGAACAATGTGGCATCAGTCTGGGAGCCCCTGCCAGGCCCCTTGGAGGTCTGGGACAGCCAGCCGTAGTATCATCTTGGAACTCACACAGGTTTCTGAGGCTGCCAGGGCTTGGGCAGTGCTGCAACACCGCGGGCCCAGGCGTCCACAGCAGCTGTGATTTCCTCCTCTGTCAGGGCAGGCTCAGAACCTTCTTCCTCCTGTGGGGAAGGCTGGTCCCAGTGAGGGTCTGTGTGCCTGTCACCACCAGCCCCACAGGGGCCcatccctggggcagggctgagcagggGGCCAGGGCTGCACCTCGGGCTCGTTACTGGTGGCTCTCTCCATGGCCAGGCAGGGCGGAGGCTGCTTCTGCAGGTAGGACTTGAACTCCAGCAGTGCCTTGGGCATCAGAACAGAGtcagcagctttcctgcaggcctCTGAGAGCGTCATGCTCTGGAACCAGGTCCTGAGCACCTGCAGCTCACCTTGGGGGagtgagggagagagagagagcagcacAATTCTTACAACCATAGGAACACAAGCAATGCTCCCCCTCGGCACCCCTATTTCACTCTTACTTGGCAGGCTGGTCTCATCCTGGAGGACAGGGAACAAGGTACCCCACACAACCACATCAGCCACTGACTTGGTGTCCTGGACCAGAGAAGCAGAGTCAGGCCTTGAGGCAGCCTCAACCCAGGCTCAGGGCTCTGCctcagggcaggcagcagcgaGCTCAGCTCTCCAGGGAgaagggcccccccccccaggaggcagtgctccccccaccccacagtcCCACTCACCCCAGCGAGGTAGGCAGTGCCTCTCCTGGACAAGTTCAGCTCTATGTGGACCAGCAACTTCCCCAGGACCTCCACTGCCTCCAGACCCTTCCTGCCGTGCACCAGCTGAGCGTACAGGGCAGCCGAGGCAGCCGGCTGGGGagcagaaagaggcagaagggGTCAGGTAGGCCGGGCCCGGGGGTGGGAAGCCGCCAAACCCCGGGGCACCTACCTGTAGCTCAGTGGCCTCCCATTCCAGCCACTGGTTGGTGAGGTCGGTGGGCTCCTCCCCGCGGGCCAGGAAGAAGAAcctggggggaagggggggggagctggaggCTGCGAGGCCGTGCCCGcgcctccccccccgcccccagcgcTCCGTACTCACTGGCAGATGGCGTTGGGGGAGAAAAGGACGGTGCCGCTGTCCAGCTCCAGCGCGGGCGTCCACGGGGGGCTCAGCGGGGCgaggggctgctctgcagggggAAGCAGGCCCGTCAGGCCCGGCGGCCCCCGCCGAGGGGTGGGGATCACCGGGGCCGGTACTAGGGGGTCCctgccggggaggggagcagctGCGGCGGCGGTCTCACCTAAGGGGCCGCCCCAGACGAGCCGCACCGGGGCAGCGGCGGCCCCGGCAGCCGCCAGCACCTTcagggcggcggggccgcccgccgccaccCGCAGCCGCATCGCCGCGCGCTGATGCAACGAGGCCGCGCGCTGGGCACGCCGGGACcggccctcccgccgccgcaCTACAGCTCCCGCAACGCCCCGCGCGGAGGCGGCCGGCCCGCTCCCCCAACTCTCGCGAGAGCGCCGGCCGCGCGGTCGCCATGGCGACACGGGAGCCGGCCCGCCGGGGTTGCCGTGGCCAccgggcggggccgccgccgcccgcagcATCCTCCGCTCCCGCCGCGGAGCGGGGACGTGATGTCGCGGCGCCGAAGCTGCCCGGCAGCACGGCGCTCCACGTCACACGATTGTCCCCCCTCCCTCCAGGACGTGGGCCCAGAGGTGGACCGGggcgcgcccccccccccccccccgcactgCCTCCCGGGGCCGCGGGCGAGGACCCAAGCCTCCTGCCCCCCGGGCCcggaacagccccagctccgctcgcccgcccgcagcccccccccccggcgtcCGACTGCCCGCTCCCGCTTTCCCACCGGGATACTCTCCCTTCCCCCCGGGAGGACCCCCCCCTCCGCTCCCCGTCCCGCCCCGCAGGGCGCCCCGTCTCGTCCTGTCACATGGCCCGGGGAGGtgtccccgccgccgccgctacGGGCGAGCCGGACCCGCCACCCCGGCAGGACCAGGTGGGTTGGGGAAACCGGGGGGCCCCGCCGGGGGGTCGCTGGCCTGGACCGGGGATCCGTGCAGGCACAGCCCCCCCGGCCCGTTCCCcctcgtccccccccccggtgccccaGGAACCGGTGGGGCAGAGAAAGCGAAGGGAGGCGGGGGCGGGTGTCGGGAGCGGCGTGGGACACAACCGGGCCGGCGTCCCGCCCCCGGGGCAAAGCTGATTTCCTCCGCCCCCGGGGCAGTGCCATTACCCCACTTGCCCTgcttcgcccccccccccgcctgaCCCCTCCCGGCAGCACAGCGTGGGCAGAGCCGAAAGGTGCTTAGAGCCGAGCTGGGTCGAGCAGGGCCGTGGGCTCTAATCCCTGCACCCCGTGGGTGCTCGGCtggctgggtgcaggcaggatgCCGGCGTCCTCTGCCGACACCCCGTGGCAGCCACCCCCCCACCTCTCTGTCCTGGCATCAGGTCCTGCCCACCGGCCCCACAGCGGTGCCCCGAAGATGGTGAGTGTGTCTCCAGCTGGGGGGCAGGCCTGGGGGCTGTAGGGCCATGGAGTTGGGGagggctgcagctctgggagcctagggctgtggggctggggaccagggagtgtggggtggggggctgggggtcctTGGCACGGGGACCAAGGGACTGGGAGCCACAGGGCTGCAGAGCCATGGGATGAGGACCAGGGGACTGGCAGCCATGGGACCATGGAGCTGAGGCCCCTGCAGcaccaccccccagccccatgctgTGTGGTGGGAGGAAGCCGCAGCCTCACtgcttcctgctgcagcagctgctgggtttCCTGCACGCCCCTGAGCCCTGGCTGCCCCAGTACACCCAGTCCCTCTAGCCCCCCGGTGCCCCCGGTCCCCCCATTCCCCTGTACCCCAGGGCTGGGCATTGGCTTCCCCAGCACCAGGAACTGGGCCAGCACATGGTCCCTCCACTGCTTCTGAACAGGATTGCTGTGGGGTATTGCCATGGTTGGGTGGGAATCCACAGCCATGGGAAACAGCCTGGCCACAGGGCACAACATTGTCCTGgccctgcaggcaggcagggtcCCTGCTGCCACCCGTGGCACCACTCAGCCCCATTCCACTACAGCCCAGGGCCATGCCAGCCATGGGGAATGCAGCACATCTGCCCTGACCCCCAGTCCTGTGCCCTGCAGATGTTGAGGACCAGGCTGCAGTGTGCCCAGGCACCCTGAGCAGGGTGAGGATGCTGCCAGGGCGGTGGCGGCTGGAggggcggcggtggcggcgcaCCGAGCCAGCTGTGGTGCTCCGCGCCCTCTACAACTACGCGTACCGTGCTGAGGACGGGCGGCAGGTGGCCatggctgctggggagcagTTCCTGCTGCTCCACAAAGCCAACGAGGACTGGTGGCAGGTGAGACGGGCCAGCGAGCCCCGCTGGGCTCGGCCCTTCTTCGTCCCTGCTACCTATGTGACCGAGCTGGACCCTGGTGACACTGGGAGACAGAGCATGCTGCCCCCCAGCCAGCCTGCAGGCATGAGTGAGTGGGGCAGaggggcacagggctggggcCATGGGGCAAGCAGACCCAGGATGGCAGGACACTGGGAGAATGGAGCCATGGGGCACTGAGGTGGGGGCAAGGGGTTGGGGGCATTAGGGGCATAGGATGAGGGGACACTGGCAGTACAGGCCTGGGGGACACATCACTGGGAGTCCCAGGCTGTGGGTCTGGTGCACAAGGCCGGGGGAAGATCGGGGCTGGGGGCATTAAGGGTACAGGATAAGGGGGCACTGGGGGTACAGGGCTGGGAGACACCCATGAGGGACGATGGGGGCCAAAAGGGCTGGGAGTGCAGGAGGTGGAAGGggcacagagctgcaggcacTGAGAGACATCCGGgacatggggctggggggacccTGGGGAAAACAGGGTTGGGGCCCAGGGGTGGGGGTCTGTGCCTCCCACCGCCAACCCAGAGTATCGTTTTGAGTTTATAGGTAccctcctctctttccccagGCCTGCCACCACAGTACTGCTCACTGGAGGACCTGTGTGgcccacccctgcccccccaccaGGAGGCCAGGCTGACCCCCAACCGCCCCGAGGGCTGCTGCATCAGCACCAGCCAGCTGGCAGAGGGGGCCCTGCccatcccctcctcagccctGTCACAGTGCCAGtcccagcaggagctgctggcccaGGGCACTGGGGTGAGTGGGAACCAGGTGGCACCCAGAGGACACCCTGTGCCCCCAGCCCTGTTCCCCTCTGAGCCCCTGCAGCCTCACTGGTTCTCCCTATCCCCGCACACCCCCCAGCCTTTGCACCCTCCTTCCCTCAACCCGCACCCTGCGTCTCCAACCAGCatcccctccctgcacccctACACCCCCCAGCTCCACCCCCAACTTCACTCCTCTGCATTGCCCACCTGCACCTCCCACCTCCACTGCTGCACCCCCAACCTTGCCTCCTGCATTGCCTACCTGCACTCCCCAAATTCACCTCTCTGCATCACCCACCCCACTGCATCGCCCACCTGCACCCCCAACCACACAACCCTGCTGCGCTCCCTACAtacccccaccccagcaccctccaACCCCGCCCTTGCTGCCGCCGCTTCCTCGTCGCCGTGGGGCAGCGGAGgaagtgctgggggggggggggggggctgtcccGCCCGCAGCGGGGTCGGGGGGGGCCGAGGGGCGCCGGTACTGCACGGCTGCGAGCAGCAGGTGGGAGCGGGGCACCGGGCCCGGGCCGGGGAGCACCGGGGGGGGGCCGAGGctaccggggggggggggcggcaaaCGGCTCCGGGGAAATGATTGCAAAACCCTGATCCGGGCTGGGCAGGGCGCTGGGGGAATGCGGGGGGCTGAGGGGCAGGGCAAGggggcactgctgggggggctgaggggcaGGGCAAGGGGGCACTGCTGGGGGCTGAGCAGAGAATGAGGCTGGGGGCAGGGTATGCGAGGCACAGCATGGGGCTGGGTGTACGCTATGGGCATTGTCCATGTGCTCCCCCTGCAGAGTTTAGGATCTGTCCCCCCAGGTGCCCCCGCTGGGAGCTACCATGATCTACTGCAATCTTGAGGAGCTGCAGCGGGTGGGGGGCCAGGCTGAGCCGCCCATGCCAGCCGGGCCCCCCCTGCAGCTTTTGGGGGCCTGGGAGCGTCACCTGGACCCCAGCACTGGTCGCTGTTTCTTCTACAACCCCCAGACGGGCATGACCTCCTGGAAACCCCCCCGGCAGCACCGGGAGGCGGTGGGCATGGAGGGCAGCAGGGGGGAGTACTGGGGCCCTGCCAGCCTCCCCGCCAGCTGGGTCTACACAACTccacccctccctgcccctccatGTCCCCTCATTTCCCCACCAGCATCCATCCCACTGCCCCCCATACTCCCCATGCCCCCTAGCCCCTCCACCAATGCCCACACTTTGTGCCCATGTCCTTCAAGGTCCACTATATCTTCCTCGTGACCCCCATGATTCCTCGATTCTCCTAAATTATCTCCCCAATATCTTCCCTCCCACTCCCTCTGTGTGGCCCCACTGCTGCCCCCCTCTGACTCCCCCAGTGCTCTCCAGGTCTCCCTCActgcccctcccccccctcccccccccccccccccccgtgtccctgGCACAGCCCCGCTGGGCTGCTGGCAGTTAGTGCCAGCGCTAATTGCCAGCGCTAATTGCTGTGTAGGGCCCTGTCCTGGGGTCCTGGCTATGCCATCCCCTGAGGCTGACCTATGTCTCCTGTGTCCCCTGCAGGGCCTGCCTCCCCCTGCCGAGCCCCCCAGGACCACGGCATGCTGGACCTCCAGGGACGCTGGGGTTCCCGGTGGCACCGTGAGAtcggggatggggacggggacggggacggggatggggacggggcgggggggggggggggcagaggcaCAGGGAGAGGGCAAGATGGGAGGGggctggagaggagggaggatggGGGGACACTGGGTGGTAGGGGAGGGGGATCAAGGCATGGATGCATAATGGGGGGCACTGGGAAGGGTATGGGGGGGCACCACAGAGGGCCTGGGCTGTGCCCCCCATGCTGTCCCCCCACAGCAGGTGAGCCACGGCCGGACCCTTGCCCACCACAGCCTGCAGGAccaggcagcagccccccagccctccctggccCCATCCGAGCCCCCACCCTGcatccccaccctgcccacTGTGAGTTACCttgggggccgggggggcgcTGGGGGGGCGGCAGGGGCGGCACTGACCCTGTCCTCGCAGGAGGTGCAGAAGGCCGGGCAGCTCAACAGGACCAAGATCGCTGAGGGTGGAAGGAAGCTCAGGTGGGGGCTGggttggggagggggctggTCAAGGCTGGGGTCCTGGGAGGGGGTTCCCAGTGCAGGGGGCTGTGGTCCTGCTCCAGGGGGCTGTGACAGGTTGGGGTCCCGGGGGGGTGGTGCTGGTGCAGGGGCCTATGCCAGGCTAGGATCCCTGCAGGGGGTGCTGTGCCAGGCTTGGGGAGGCCCATATTGAAGCAAGGACTCTCTGTCAGTCTGGGGGGCCATGCGAGTTTTTTGGGAggtccctgcttgagcagaggggtttTGCCAAGCTGAGGGGGCCATGCCAGCCTGGGTAGGGGCGAGTTTATGCCAGGGGGGGCTGTGCCAGCTGGGGGCGGGCATTCCAGCCTGGGAGGGGGGGTGGCGTGCCAGCCTGGCTCCTGACTCTTCACAGCTGAGGGGCTCCAGACAAGCAATGTCCCTGGCACACAAAGGCACTTTTGGCCGTGCCAGGCTGGGGGTGAGGGAGCGGATCTGGGGTGCTGCCAGCGCCCAAATGATGCCTGGGGCCTGTGTGGGGATCTGCTAGGGCAGGGGACACCCAagcctgcccccagccctggctggggagggtttgggggtgccCCTCACCTGCTGCCCCCAGGAAGAGCTGGGGTGTCTCCTGGGTGGTGCTGGCCGGGAACAGCCTCATCTTCTACAAGGAGTCCAAGGGGCCGGCACCCACTGCCTGGGTGAGTGGGGGGCACGGGGGTGGGCTGGGAGAGTGGGGGCATGCCAGAGCGTGGGGAGGTATgggggggacagtggggacagcaGGCAGAGAGGGCTGTGGAGGAATATGGGGTGCTGTGGAGACACAAGGGGGACAGGACACCTGTGATGCCTGGTGCTCCCCCagtgccctgccagcagctgccccgAGAGCAGCGTGGACTTGCGGGGGGCTGCC
Encoded here:
- the MARS1 gene encoding methionine--tRNA ligase, cytoplasmic isoform X3, which translates into the protein MRLRVAAGGPAALKVLAAAGAAAAPVRLVWGGPLEQPLAPLSPPWTPALELDSGTVLFSPNAICQFFFLARGEEPTDLTNQWLEWEATELQPAASAALYAQLVHGRKGLEAVEVLGKLLVHIELNLSRRGTAYLAGDTKSVADVVVWGTLFPVLQDETSLPSELQVLRTWFQSMTLSEACRKAADSVLMPKALLEFKSYLQKQPPPCLAMERATSNEPEPSPQEEEGSEPALTEEEITAAVDAWARGVAALPKPWQPQKPVLPVEGMRNVLITSALPYVNNVPHLGNIIGCVLSADTFARYCRLRNWNTLYVCGTDEYGTATETKAVEEGLTPQEICNKYNAIHTDIYRWFDISFDYFGRTTTPYQTMIAQDIFQRLLARGFLLQDTVEQLQCEDCQRFLADRFVEGTCPFCSYEEARGDQCDKCGKLINAVELKNPQCKLCRGVPVVKPTQHLFLDLPKLEEQLEPWLEQSWATGDWTANARYITRSWIRDGLKPRCITRDLKWGTPVPLDGFRDKVFYVWFDAPIGYLSITANYTDQWERWWKNPQQVELYNFMAKDNVPFHSVIFPCSLLGADDNYTLVNHLIATEYLNYEDGKFSKSRGVGVFGDMAKDTGIPADIWRFYLLYLRPEGQDSAFSWSDLMLKNNSELLNNLGNFINRAGMFVCKFFGGTVPDMVLTPDDKRLLARVTLELHQYHQLLEKVRIRDALRCILSISRHGNQYIQVNEPWKRIKGDEKDRQRAGTVTGVAVNMASMLAVMLQPYMPSVSLAIQGQLCIPPDCFVLSHNFTCTLPPGHRVGTVSPLFQKLEHDQIEALRKRFGGGQAKQTPPASVTLMAPGDPELIQELTEEVAKQGNHVRQLKANKAEKAQVDTEVAKLLELKKQLALAEGKSPEVLVPKGKRKK
- the MARS1 gene encoding methionine--tRNA ligase, cytoplasmic isoform X2; protein product: MRLRVAAGGPAALKVLAAAGAAAAPVRLVWGGPLEQPLAPLSPPWTPALELDSGTVLFSPNAICQFFFLARGEEPTDLTNQWLEWEATELQPAASAALYAQLVHGRKGLEAVEVLGKLLVHIELNLSRRGTAYLAGDTKSVADVVVWGTLFPVLQDETSLPSELQVLRTWFQSMTLSEACRKAADSVLMPKALLEFKSYLQKQPPPCLAMERATSNEPEEEEGSEPALTEEEITAAVDAWARGVAALPKPWQPQKPVLPVEGMRNVLITSALPYVNNVPHLGNIIGCVLSADTFARYCRLRNWNTLYVCGTDEYGTATETKAVEEGLTPQEICNKYNAIHTDIYRWFDISFDYFGRTTTPYQTMIAQDIFQRLLARGFLLQDTVEQLQCEDCQRFLADRFVEGTCPFCSYEEARGDQCDKCGKLINAVELKNPQCKLCRGVPVVKPTQHLFLDLPKLEEQLEPWLEQSWATGDWTANARYITRSWIRDGLKPRCITRDLKWGTPVPLDGFRDKVFYVWFDAPIGYLSITANYTDQWERWWKNPQQVELYNFMAKDNVPFHSVIFPCSLLGADDNYTLVNHLIATEYLNYEDGKFSKSRGVGVFGDMAKDTGIPADIWRFYLLYLRPEGQDSAFSWSDLMLKNNSELLNNLGNFINRAGMFVCKFFGGTVPDMVLTPDDKRLLARVTLELHQYHQLLEKVRIRDALRCILSISRHGNQYIQVNEPWKRIKGDEKDRQRAGTVTGVAVNMASMLAVMLQPYMPSVSLAIQGQLCIPPDCFVLSHNFTCTLPPGHRVGTVSPLFQKLEHDQIEALRKRFGGGQPEDLAVEPQAKQTPPASVTLMAPGDPELIQELTEEVAKQGNHVRQLKANKAEKAQVDTEVAKLLELKKQLALAEGKSPEVLVPKGKRKK